The DNA window ATAACATAAACAGAACACTCTTCAACATAAATCGCAGCAacatttttttggatctgtctcctacagtaaagggaaaaaaagcaaatacaaacaAATGAGACCTCATTAAACTTAAGTctttggcacagcaaaggaaaccattgacaaaatgaaaagacagcctactgaatgagagaaagtatttgcaaatgatatgtcagataagggattaatatccaacatatataaacagttcatgcACCTCAACCCCccaaaaacagacatttttccacagaggaaatgcagatggcaaacagccacatgaaaagatgctcaacattgctaatcgtcagggaagtgaaaatcaaaaaccataatgaggtgtcaattcacacctgtcagaacaaCCCTATCACGAAAAGGAAcacaagtaacaaatgttggcTAGGATGTGGAATAAAGGTAATCTTTGTACACTCGTGGTGAAAGTGTAAGGTGGTGAGCCACTGTTGTGGAAatcagtatggaggtttctcaaacagctaaaaacagagctaccatgtgactcagcaactccactcctggctatatgtctgaaaaaaaaaattcaaaaagatacaggcaccccaatgtttatagcagctttatttataattccCAAGATATGGAATAAACAAgtgaccatcaacagatgaataaatgaagatttggtgtgtgtgtgtatgtatatatgtaatggaatactactcagacattaaaaaaaaagaatttcccaTTTGCCGCAACATGGATGGACAGGAGAACATtacgttaagtgaaataaatcagacagagacaaatactgcatgatatcacttatatgtagaatctacaAAACACAACAAACTACAGCAAATACAGTGCATATAAGAAAAAAGAGGcagacttacagatacagagaacaaactaatggGCAATGTAGGGGTGAGGGAATGGGACAAACTATtggatataattataaaaattatcaagGATGTATTTTACCACccagagaatatagccaatatattgtaataactgtaaatggaaagtaacctttacaaattgtataaaaattttttaaaaatggagatgaGGGATGGATATTAGGAACACTCGGTGGGTTGGAGACGATGAATTTGCTTTAGACATAAAATGAGCTTGAAGTGGTGATGAGCTCTCCAGTTGTAAATGTCCAGTAGGCAGTACAGACTGAGTGGTTTTTATCCATATTCTTCTGCATGGCTCACACTTCCAGGTTGTCTTTCCTCATTAGCGTTCTCAAAAGTAATGTTCCGTGATTTATACAAAGGAAACATTTTGCTTTCTAAAGCACCTGGCAAGACTTTACATAATGAAATATCTTGATACATTATCTTAATAGCATATTAAATAATATCTTAACATAATAAAATCGAATTACCCAAATGGTCATAGATTTTTTTGGTATTCTTTACTAGTCTTAATAAGTAATTATGAATTTTTAGGAAATTAGAACTAGAGGTAGACTCCTATTTTAGGGATCTTGGTGAGATAATTTATAGTATTTAGctttcattaaaatgaatatatattgcAATCTATTGCAAAACAGTTTCAAgatatactgtttatttttataaagaaacatATATTCATGTTTCACAAATCTTGTCTAGTTTATTAGCAATCTACCTTTTTGTCAGAGATTAATGTCCTCTTTATCCCTCCATCCTCCTACCCCTCAACACTCCTAAAATAAACTGCCACCCAAATACCAATAGAGTATTTTGTAGAAAGTCTAGAATTTCAAAGATCCAAATGCTACAAataacaaacaccaaaaaaaaaaaagtctttgcttCAGAGATTAGCTTCAGAGAAGACAACAATTATTGAAGGCATCTGCTAAaaggatttttaatttaatggaatTTGTTGTAACTCAATCAGTATAGCACAATTGCTGTGCACCATCTGTTGAAGCTTTGAAACTGCCTCGGATGTTACAGTCATACCcattaaaatggaatactacttttTACAAACTTTCCTtcttcccatttattttccaATGCTTTCAGAATCATTAGAAGATGAattgacaaggaaaaaaaatctcaagagtCAAAAGGACAACTCAAcgggaaaaaaacccaaataacttGATTTTcaaatgggcagaggacttgaatagacatttctccaaagaatatatacaaatatccaaTAAGTatgtgaaaaggtgctcagcatcactaattactagggacatgtaaatcaaaaccatgatgataTACCACTTCATACTCATTAGGATAACtttacaagacagaaaaataaacaacaggaaaaaaaccaGGGGATATATATTGTCAAGGATGTAAAGAAATTGGAATccctgtgcactgctggtgggaatgtaaatagggTCACTGCTGTGGAAAACgatatggcagttcctcaaaaaattaaatatagaattaccatatgacccagtgattccaattctggatatatacctaaaagaattgaaagcagggaagCAAATAGATGTTTGTATATCAATGttgatagcagcattattcacaagagccaaaaggTAGAAGTAATTCAAGTGTCTCTTGGTGGATGGACAGATAAGCAAAACGTTGTCTATATACATagagtgaaatattactcaggaAAGAAGAAGATTCTGGCATAAGCTACAACATAGACAAACCATGAGGACATTAtgtgaaatgaaataaaccagtcataaaagaacaaatactgGCAAGGGGCaactagagtagtcaaattcagagacagaaaacagattgtgGTTGCTTGCCAGGGCTGGGAAGAGaacattcttctttttattaaactGTCATTTCCTTATGTTATTCTGTACTGTACCTGTCAACATATAAaatgcaacattatttataatagcaaaatattattaaaaacatacaagcaaaaacaataaaatgttggTTGAATAATACTAAGGTACATCTTCATAATGGAACCTATGTAATTTTCTCAAGATAGAGTACTACAAAACATCCAAGAAAAGAATATCGGTATTAGAGAACTCCAGGATACTGTgttacattaaaaatgaagagagtGGACAGTGTATAGAGTATATCACCCTTTATGTAAgctacatacacacaaatacatatttacAGAAACACACAGGATAGGTAAACCAGAGGCTAAATTCCTTTTAATGATGTCAGTTGAGTATGAAGAAGGTATAATATGTTGCTGAGTATTCTTtggtttatcattttaaatttaagaccatgctttgttttaaaattttaattgtcgAATCACAtgtcaaattttaaataattcctaAAAGTAACTAAAACAAATCTAACTGCATCAAATTTGTCACTTAACCACACATAAAAAAGCATTATTTCAACTACTCTTAGGACACATAGTTGTACACATTTGTAGActcgtgcatgtgtgctcagttttgtccaactctttgcaaccctatggactatggcctgccaggctcctctgtccttggaatttttcaggaaaaaatactggagtgggttgccatgcccttcttcaggggatcttcccgacccagggatcaaacccacatctctctgtctcctacattgggaggcaggttctttaccactagttccacctgggaagccctgtacacACTTAGTGGGGTATGTTCTAAGGACAAAGAGAACTGCAAGAAAATCTCAACCTTTAACTGCCAAGTTTACTATTAACAGTAGTGCCAATGTTATTAGTTTGAAATCATTTAATGCATATTACAACATAAATAATTATGCTTATGTTGTTAGAAGCCAGGATATTCAGTAGGAATATAAAACCAAGTACATTAAGTAAATAATCAGAAGTTGAATTGAAACATCTCTACAACTAATgacttcttaatattttatatgggaataatttcaaacaaagaaaagttgcaagaataatacaaagaaatcatTCTACCCCTTCCCTGGATTagtttattattcatatttttctccatttgctttatcattggagaaggcaatggcaacccactccagtactcttgcctgggaactcccatgggtggaggagcctgttaggctgcagtccatggcgtcgtgaagagtcggacacgactgagtgacttcactttcacttttcactttcatgcattggagaaggaaatggtaacccactccagtgttcttgcctggagaatcccagggacaagggagcctggtgggctgccatctatggggtcgcacagagtcagacacaactgatgtgacttagcagcagcagcagctttatcaTTGCCTCtgtttatctgctgctgctgttgagttgctaagttgtatctgactctttgcaaccccttgaactgcagcccaccaggctccactctccatgagatttcccaggcaagaatactggagtgggttgccatttcctcctccaggggaacttcccaacccagggatcaaatccaagtcttccgcttggcagatggattctttaccactgagccacttaggaaaTTCTCTGTTTATCTACACATATCTGAAACATAAGCATAGGTCATggttaagtatatttttaaaaatattttctttcacataGTTATCAATTCCAGTAAACTTAACATTGATTCTATCTAGTCTATCATCCATATTCTAAGTTTGTCACTTAACCCAATATTGTCCTTTATAGAAGTTTTTATCCTCCAGTTTAGGATCCAGTCTAGGATAGAAATTCCAGTTAGCTGTTACatctctttggttttcttttgtctGGAACATTTTCCCAGTCTTTCTTTGTCATATATAATGTTGACAgtttggaaaagaattttaaaaatagaatattccTCATTTTGAGTCTGTCTGATGTTTCCTTGTGATTAGTTTGAGATTGTACATTCCTAGCTGGAATACCATGTAAGGGACTTTGTGTCTTTTACAGAGCATCACACTGGTGATGTTAATTATGATCACTTGCTAAGAGTGCGTCTGATATCTAATGTATTATCATCATCTCATGAcactttcaaaaaacatttatccTAGCTCTGTTGATAGACAGGGTCTAGGCCATAATATTATAGGAGCAATAACCATCCCTACTGCCCAAACTTaagtttctaaattccattcCCCACTATAAGGTACCAGGAATTCTTGGAGAAATAGCTGCTCCCAGGTCTAGAGTAGGGAACTTACACACTAAGTTTTACAAGTGGTGTTTTACTGTTACACACATTTTGGCAAGGAAGTTTTCAAATTCTAAGCAAGTCATGTCAGAGACCCTGGAGCCAGCTTGAAAGGGATCTCATTAGCCAAAGATAGGATAATTTAagcatcataaagaaaaaaaaatactgtaatttgGACTGCTCCTCACTGAATATATGAAAATCTATGAATCCGTAATAATACTCCTCAAAGGATAAGGTATGCTGGGTTTTTATGCTCCAGTGTGGTTTTGTACCTATCTGAACACTTTAGCATACTCTGCTTCACCTACTGGAACTCAACTTTGAAGATCCAGCTCAGGTGGTACTTCCTCTGAGAAGTCTTCCCTAAAACCTCTATGAAGTTCATTGTTTCTCCATACTTCAGCAGAGCTCATTGTACATGCCTCTTTAAATGCACATATCAAACTGTACTGGAATTGCTTGTTTAACTGTACTTTTCTCTCCGTAATGTAAGGTTATAAATACAGGacctttctgactttttttttttttggtcattcccAGTACCTGACACCTACTAATagaaagttttatatattttaataatattatgtgttgtaaatgaatgaatcaatttCAATACTatcccctgttttttttttttttttcttcatcacaCAATAcagatttgtctttattttagaaAGTAATTGAATGCAGTTAAAAATCTGGCTATTTTGCCAACATGCCAAATTTTTGTTATAatggatttttaagaaaaatttcacCTATTTATTAGCTATTGCTTTCACACTCAGTAGATTAGAAATACGTCCCCACAATCTTTTCCTGATTCTTATTCTTAGGCTATAGCCTCCTGTGGTATTTTTATTTATCCCACTGTTTTCTCCCCCTAGAGATTTGTCTGTACACAGAAGACTACTGATAATGtagagtgcatgctaagtcacttcagtaatgtccaactctttgtgacctcatgaactgtaacccagccaggctcttctgtccatgaggttctccaggcaaggatactggagtgggcagccatgctctcctgcaggagatctttccgacccagggatggaacccatgtctcttaacctgatgcattggcagatgggttctttaccactagtgccatatGGAAAACCCGATAATGTAGGGTGGGAAGTGTTAAAGTCAAATGTagttgctgtgtgagggcttctcattttgatggcttctcttgttgcagagcatgggctatTGAGGGCAGGGACTTCAGTAACtgccccctggcatgtgggatcctagtttccagaccagggattgaacccgaatcccctgcattggcaagcagattcttaaccactgggactaTTAGGCAGTCCCTCATCTTTTCCtaaaataataattgtaataGATCTTTGCTCCAGCATCTGTAACACAGCAGTAGTAACCTATATAGCATTTTCCAGTAAGTTGCCTGTACTAAACTTCcagtctctctctgtgtgtggaaTCTTTCATGCACATATGCATACATCCAGCCTTAAATTTTTGTGGACTTTAAAGCATTAATGATTTAGTCAGTAGAGGTAATATAAATCATCTGTCAGAGGCATATGCAAAGGCACTAAAATGCTTCAGGAAAGCCGTCTCTCATACAAAGTCAATTTAGGCCACGGGTAAATGAGTGTGAATAGGCGCGGTCAGTGAAGCCATTTAATATGAGTCTGTTTTGGGGAGGAATCTCCCGACTCCCTCGTGGAGCTGGACTGAGGCCCTGAGGCCAAAAGTGAAAAAGGTGAGAGCCGGCAGGCCTCCGCGGGGTGAGCAGTGCCGCGAGGTAGGAGGAGCCGGTCGCTGGCCGCGGTGCTGAACACGCTTGTGAGCTGCCCCCAGGTTGGCCCGCCGGAAGAGGCCCGGCGGGTTAGTGAATAAGAGAGCAGCCTCCAATTTCGCTCCTTAGTTTGCGGATTCCTGGCTCCGAGCAGAGGACACAGTGACTGCGTCCAGAGACAGTCACCTGGAGAGCGTAGAGGCAGCCTCTGACCCATACCCACGGAGCGCAGCTCCTACCCCTCAATAGCAATAACAGCAACGCTGCTGCCTATATTTATGTATTGAGCTACAACGTTGTCCCCAACACTCTTGACATCCATTCTCAGTGGTTTTCACAATGTGAAGCAAAAAGGTTGATGATTTACCTAAAGGCTGATCTTTCTTATCCAAGTCAGAAAATGTTTACTGATCACCCTCAACGTACCAACCTTACAGCCTCTGCTACGCCCCCTTTACCAGCTCCCCCCACCTCTGCCATGCTAGCACGCCCCTTAGCTTTCCCTCCTCCTCCGAGGTTTGCTGCAGCAAAAGTAATCTCCTACACAGCATATGCCCTACCACCGCCCAGTTGGGAGACTGCACAAAGGGCTGGAATTCACAATTTATTCACACATCTTGCTCCTTCGTTCTCAGAAGTCCACCAGATGGGATATTCAAATCTAGTACCTGAGTCCCCCGCTCGCTGTGCGACCTTGGACAAGTGGTCGCACCTCTCTAAGCCTGCTTCTCCTCGCGAAGACGATGGTAGGTTCTAGGACTGTGTGAGGCTCTTCCCAGGTGCGCAAGGTCTCCTCTCCCGTCGGAACACTCCCTACCTCCCTTTCCCAAGCTCAGTTGTGCACTCTCAGTTTTCGACACCAGGTTTGTAGCCAACTCTAACCCTTGTAGAGGCAGGTCCTGAGAACGGAAGGTGTTCTCCCCACTATCCCCGCCCCCATCCTCGGGTGTGATCTGCCTTTGGGGCCACACTGGGCACGCAGCGCCCAAGGCTAGTAGGGGAGCGCTCCCGCGCGCTCGAGCTTCGCAGTGCTGGGTCTCCGCTTCGCAGCGCTTTGGGAAATGCGAGATGCAGCTGGAGCCTGAACGCAAAAGGGAAGCAGAGTTGGAGAAGCTACCCCAGTGACAGGTACTTGTGTGGAGGCTTGCTGGAGGCTGGGTTGGGAGAGAGGGTCTTTGGGGGAGAGAAAGGGGTAAACGAGAGGTGCCAGGGCTGTGGGTCACTCTGTCCATCTcaccacctgtgtgtgtgtgtgtgtgtgtgtgtgtgtgtgtctgtgtgtgtgtgtgtgtcttcctgCCTCCATCTCTCGCCCTCCTCCCCGCCTCAGGCTCTCAATCTCACCTTCTCGCTCAGCTACtgcctctcctctctctttcctttccaagCATCCTCCCTGAGAGCCCGCGCGCTCCTCCCTCGCACTCTTTTGCGCCTAACTAAGGAGACCTTCTCCCGGACCAGCAGGATCCAGCCTCTCAGCGCAGTCGCGTCCCTGAACCGGTTAAGCAGAACAGGCAGCATGTGGAATGCGACGCGGAGCGAGGAGCCGGGGCCCAACCTCACGCTGCCGGACCTGGGTTGGGACGCTCTCCCCGACAATGACTCGCTGACTGACGAGCTGCCACCCCTCTTCCCCGCGCCGCTGCTGGCGGGCGTCACAGCCACCTGCGTGGCGCTCTTCGTGGTGGGCATCGCGGGCAACCTGCTCACCATGCTGGTGGTGTCGCGTTTCCGCGAGCTGCGTACCACCACCAACCTCTACCTGTCCAGCATGGCCTTCTCCGACTTACTCATCTTCCTCTGCATGCCCCTCGACCTCGTGCGCCTCTGGCATTACCGGCCCTGGAACTTGGGCGACCTGCTCTGCAAACTCTTCCAGTTTGTCAGCGAGAGCTGCACCTACGCTACGGTGCTCACCATCACCGCGCTGAGCGTCGAGCGCTACTTCGCCATCTGCTTCCCGCTGCGGGCCAAGGTGGTGATCACCAAGGGCCGGGTGAAGCTCGTCATCCTGGTCATCTGGGCCGTGGCTTTCTGCAGCGCCGGGCCCATCTTCGTGCTGGTCGGAGTGGAGCATGAGAATGGCACCGACCCTCGGGACACCAACGAGTGCCG is part of the Bos indicus x Bos taurus breed Angus x Brahman F1 hybrid chromosome 1, Bos_hybrid_MaternalHap_v2.0, whole genome shotgun sequence genome and encodes:
- the GHSR gene encoding growth hormone secretagogue receptor type 1, yielding MWNATRSEEPGPNLTLPDLGWDALPDNDSLTDELPPLFPAPLLAGVTATCVALFVVGIAGNLLTMLVVSRFRELRTTTNLYLSSMAFSDLLIFLCMPLDLVRLWHYRPWNLGDLLCKLFQFVSESCTYATVLTITALSVERYFAICFPLRAKVVITKGRVKLVILVIWAVAFCSAGPIFVLVGVEHENGTDPRDTNECRATEFAVRSGLLTVMVWVSSVFFFLPVFCLTVLYSLIGRKLWRRRRGEAAVGASLRDQNHKQTVKMLAVVVFAFILCWLPFHVGRYLFSKSFEPGSVEIAQISQYCNLVSFVLFYLSAAINPILYNIMSKKYRVAVFKLLGFEPFSQRKLSTLKDESSRAWTESSINT